From the Salinimicrobium tongyeongense genome, one window contains:
- a CDS encoding HupE/UreJ family protein: MSQFWLYFQLGLEHVLDWNAYDHILFLIVLVASFSFLTWKKVFWLVTIFTLGHMLSLFLSVYKIVLVNTTLVEFLIPVTILATAIFNMINSKKKENKNNVSLLYFSTAFFGIIHGLGFSSYFKMIASGSDSLFLPLLEFALGIEAAQIIVVLAVLLLSFLFQNVLQVSRRDWILVVSAIVIGIILPILKENYLAL, from the coding sequence ATGTCGCAATTCTGGTTGTATTTTCAGTTAGGTCTGGAACATGTTCTGGACTGGAATGCTTATGATCATATCCTCTTTCTCATCGTTCTTGTCGCCTCTTTTTCTTTTCTCACCTGGAAAAAGGTGTTCTGGCTGGTGACCATATTTACCCTGGGACACATGCTTTCCCTCTTTCTCTCGGTGTACAAAATCGTGCTGGTAAACACCACGCTGGTTGAATTTTTGATCCCGGTAACCATCCTGGCCACTGCAATTTTCAACATGATCAACTCAAAGAAGAAAGAGAACAAGAACAACGTGAGCCTGCTTTATTTTAGCACGGCTTTCTTCGGAATTATTCACGGCCTGGGTTTTTCTTCATATTTCAAAATGATTGCTTCGGGGAGCGACAGCCTTTTTCTGCCTTTGCTCGAATTTGCGCTGGGCATTGAAGCCGCCCAGATCATCGTTGTACTGGCTGTGCTCCTGCTAAGCTTCCTGTTCCAGAATGTGCTGCAGGTATCGAGGCGAGACTGGATCTTGGTAGTTTCGGCAATCGTAATAGGAATTATACTTCCTATACTGAAGGAAAATTATCTGGCACTTTAA
- a CDS encoding FAD-dependent oxidoreductase, which yields MVFDALIIGGGAAGLSCALVLGSGLSKDFAAGKKVGLIAHQRASHLSSARLNNVLGIPSGTAGKDILSSGLEQLERLYPEVEIIQKEKVLKIAFLEGKFEISTNKNSYFSKTVVIATGYARPFTIEGLDQYIIPHKKAKTSKERIQLFNDDHLVRSGLYVAGSLAGHRSQYAIACGSGAAVATDILTLWNGGEHTKVHDKIN from the coding sequence ATGGTGTTTGATGCGCTTATCATAGGGGGTGGGGCTGCAGGCCTTTCCTGTGCCCTTGTTTTGGGTTCTGGGTTATCGAAAGACTTTGCCGCCGGTAAAAAAGTGGGTCTTATAGCACATCAGCGGGCTTCGCATCTTTCAAGTGCCCGGTTAAACAATGTTCTGGGAATCCCTTCGGGTACTGCCGGTAAAGACATTCTTTCTTCAGGGCTTGAACAGCTTGAAAGGCTTTATCCGGAAGTGGAAATTATTCAGAAAGAAAAGGTGTTGAAAATAGCATTTTTGGAAGGTAAGTTCGAAATTTCTACAAATAAAAACTCTTACTTCTCTAAAACTGTGGTGATCGCTACAGGTTATGCCCGGCCTTTTACTATAGAAGGGCTTGACCAGTATATCATTCCGCATAAGAAAGCAAAAACTTCAAAAGAGAGGATACAGCTGTTCAACGACGATCACCTGGTGCGCTCGGGTTTATATGTGGCAGGAAGCCTGGCAGGTCACAGGAGCCAGTATGCGATTGCCTGCGGCAGTGGTGCGGCAGTAGCAACCGATATCCTCACTCTCTGGAATGGAGGGGAGCACACCAAAGTGCACGATAAGATCAACTAG
- a CDS encoding S41 family peptidase, producing the protein MRNSNKKYLPLLLGFACAIGVLLGAALDFSSYNSGAFLKPNQKKEKLARLIDYIEYEYVDDVDMDSIVDVTVNEILTDLDPHSVYIPQEEYVDLSASMKGDFVGIGVSFRNINDTIAVIQTIEGGPSEKVGIKGGDRILYANGEPLFNSNINEDSITSKLKGEENTRVLLKVHRKGVPNLLEFDVKRGKVALKSVDAAYMLTEDLGYIKINRFAESTYEEFKSGLLKLKKKGAKKIALDLRDNPGGYLAEATRIVDEFLPQDKLVLITKNKKGAIEKTFATKEGNFEEGGLYVLINENSASASEIIAGALQDNDKGTIVGRRSYGKGLVQREMALGDGSAVRLTIARYYTPTGRSIQRPYSNGSEEYFADYLNRYKNGELVSADSIHVADSLRYVTPGGKVVYGGGGIIPDIFIPKDTNFEKQSLNLMLRNGYMDSFIFEVLEKDRKFYNALSFEDFMQKELITKATVEEFRAFMKRENFDMRFREYVPTLKLYLKAAMAQQLFGSTAFEQILNEEDPAVEKVIELSTARKFKN; encoded by the coding sequence TTGAGAAACAGCAATAAAAAATATTTACCATTACTACTGGGCTTTGCCTGTGCCATTGGAGTGTTACTGGGCGCCGCTCTCGATTTTTCCAGCTACAATTCGGGCGCCTTCTTAAAACCGAACCAGAAAAAGGAAAAACTGGCGCGGCTTATAGACTACATTGAATACGAATATGTAGACGATGTAGATATGGACAGTATTGTAGATGTTACGGTAAATGAGATCCTCACAGACTTAGATCCGCATTCCGTCTACATTCCGCAGGAAGAATACGTAGACCTAAGTGCCAGTATGAAAGGGGATTTTGTGGGCATTGGGGTGAGTTTCAGGAATATTAACGACACTATTGCAGTTATTCAGACTATTGAAGGCGGGCCAAGTGAAAAAGTGGGCATCAAAGGAGGAGACAGGATCCTTTATGCCAACGGGGAGCCGCTTTTTAATTCCAATATAAACGAAGATTCCATCACCAGTAAATTAAAAGGAGAGGAGAACACGCGGGTTCTTCTTAAAGTACACCGAAAAGGAGTGCCCAACCTGCTCGAGTTTGATGTGAAGCGCGGAAAAGTTGCCCTTAAAAGTGTAGACGCGGCTTATATGTTAACGGAAGATCTTGGCTACATTAAAATTAACCGCTTTGCTGAATCTACCTATGAAGAATTCAAAAGCGGGCTTCTTAAACTGAAGAAAAAAGGGGCTAAAAAGATTGCACTTGACCTGCGCGATAACCCGGGCGGCTATCTCGCCGAAGCTACCAGGATTGTAGATGAGTTCCTACCGCAAGACAAGCTGGTGCTCATCACCAAAAACAAGAAAGGGGCCATAGAGAAGACCTTTGCCACCAAAGAAGGAAATTTTGAAGAAGGAGGACTCTATGTGCTCATCAATGAGAATTCGGCTTCGGCCAGTGAGATTATCGCCGGAGCCCTGCAAGATAACGACAAGGGGACCATTGTAGGCCGAAGGTCTTACGGAAAAGGCCTTGTTCAGCGGGAAATGGCTTTGGGCGACGGCAGCGCCGTGAGACTTACCATAGCCCGGTATTACACCCCCACCGGGAGATCTATTCAGCGCCCCTACTCCAATGGCAGCGAAGAGTATTTCGCCGATTACCTTAACCGTTATAAAAACGGCGAACTGGTTAGTGCCGACAGTATACATGTAGCCGATTCCCTGCGATACGTTACACCCGGCGGAAAGGTTGTTTACGGCGGCGGCGGTATCATTCCCGATATTTTTATTCCTAAAGACACTAACTTTGAAAAGCAAAGCCTCAACCTGATGCTTAGAAATGGCTATATGGACAGCTTTATTTTTGAAGTTCTTGAAAAGGACCGGAAATTTTACAACGCCTTAAGTTTTGAAGACTTTATGCAGAAAGAATTGATCACCAAAGCTACTGTTGAAGAATTCAGGGCATTTATGAAGCGGGAGAATTTTGATATGCGCTTCAGGGAATACGTTCCCACCCTTAAGCTCTACCTGAAAGCGGCTATGGCCCAGCAATTATTTGGCAGCACCGCCTTTGAGCAGATCCTCAATGAAGAAGATCCTGCAGTAGAGAAAGTTATAGAACTTTCTACCGCCCGAAAATTTAAAAATTAA
- a CDS encoding ribose-phosphate pyrophosphokinase: MPEVTTAVKIFSCNQSRDLAEKIAESYGSKLGNVITSTYSDGEFQPSFEESVRGSRVFIIGSTHPGSDHLMELLLMLDAAKRASARHITAVIPYYGWARQDRKDKPRVPIAAKLIAKMLETAGATRIITMDLHADQIQGFFEKPVDHLFASTVFLPYLRSLNLENLTIASPDMGGSKRAYAYSKAMESDVVICYKQRIKANVISHMELIGNVEGRNVVLVDDMVDTAGTLSKAADLMMERGALSVRAICTHPVLSGEAYERIENSKLMELIVTDSIPLKRKSDKIRVVTCANLFADVMSRVHNNRSISSKFIM; encoded by the coding sequence ATGCCTGAAGTTACTACCGCAGTAAAAATCTTTTCCTGTAATCAAAGCCGTGATCTGGCCGAAAAAATAGCCGAATCTTATGGCTCTAAATTGGGGAATGTTATCACTTCTACTTATAGTGATGGCGAATTTCAACCTTCTTTTGAAGAATCTGTACGAGGATCAAGAGTCTTTATTATAGGATCTACCCACCCGGGTTCTGACCACCTTATGGAATTGTTACTGATGCTCGATGCTGCAAAAAGGGCATCGGCAAGGCATATTACAGCGGTAATTCCTTACTACGGTTGGGCCAGGCAGGACAGAAAAGACAAGCCACGCGTGCCTATTGCCGCCAAACTTATCGCAAAGATGCTCGAAACTGCCGGGGCTACCCGAATCATTACCATGGACCTGCATGCAGACCAGATTCAGGGCTTCTTTGAGAAACCCGTAGATCATCTGTTTGCGTCTACCGTATTTTTGCCCTACCTGCGAAGCCTCAACCTCGAAAACCTCACTATTGCATCACCAGATATGGGTGGCTCCAAAAGAGCTTACGCCTATTCAAAAGCTATGGAAAGCGATGTGGTAATTTGTTACAAACAAAGGATCAAGGCCAACGTGATCTCCCATATGGAATTGATTGGAAATGTTGAAGGTCGCAACGTGGTGCTTGTAGATGACATGGTAGATACCGCCGGAACTCTAAGCAAGGCTGCCGATTTGATGATGGAAAGGGGTGCCCTTAGCGTGCGGGCCATTTGTACGCACCCTGTACTTTCGGGGGAAGCTTATGAGCGCATTGAGAACTCAAAACTGATGGAGCTTATCGTTACCGATTCAATCCCGCTAAAGAGAAAAAGCGACAAGATACGCGTGGTTACCTGCGCCAATTTGTTTGCAGATGTGATGAGCCGGGTCCACAACAACAGGTCGATAAGTTCAAAATTCATCATGTAA
- a CDS encoding deoxycytidylate deaminase has product MQKIKQLKFDRAYLRIAREWGKLSHCNRKQVGALIVKDRMIISDGYNGTPTGFENPCEDDEGYTKWYVLHAEANAILKVAGSTQSCKGATLYITMSPCKECSKLIHQSGITRLVYNIDYKDNSGLDFLKKAGVEIEQITKLEG; this is encoded by the coding sequence ATGCAAAAAATAAAGCAGCTTAAGTTTGACCGGGCTTATTTAAGGATCGCCAGGGAATGGGGTAAACTTTCTCACTGTAACCGCAAACAGGTTGGCGCGCTTATTGTGAAGGATAGAATGATAATTTCTGACGGGTATAACGGCACCCCCACCGGTTTCGAAAATCCGTGTGAAGACGATGAAGGCTACACCAAGTGGTACGTTTTGCACGCCGAAGCCAACGCCATTTTAAAGGTGGCCGGCAGTACCCAGTCCTGCAAAGGGGCAACACTGTACATCACGATGTCCCCCTGCAAGGAATGCAGTAAGCTCATACACCAGTCGGGCATTACCCGTTTGGTTTATAACATAGACTACAAAGACAACTCGGGGCTCGATTTTTTAAAGAAAGCCGGGGTCGAGATAGAACAAATAACAAAACTTGAGGGTTGA
- a CDS encoding 50S ribosomal protein L25/general stress protein Ctc, whose translation MKSITINGSKRESVGKKATKALRNAGQVPCVLYGGDAPLHFAAEEIAFKSLVYTPDVHTVEIKLEGGEVFNAVLQDIQFHPVTDAILHIDFYQIFEDKEITMEIPVHTTGVARGVKNGGVLRFNLRRMRVKGLPGNLPDFIEADITPLRIGNKLYVTALKSDNFKIMHPDNTVVCQVRTSRNVIADTDDEEETAEDEVPATEVNETE comes from the coding sequence ATGAAATCAATTACGATCAACGGATCTAAAAGAGAAAGCGTGGGCAAGAAAGCTACAAAAGCCCTACGTAATGCTGGACAGGTTCCTTGCGTATTATACGGGGGAGACGCGCCATTGCATTTTGCAGCTGAAGAAATTGCTTTTAAAAGCCTGGTATACACGCCAGATGTTCACACTGTAGAGATTAAGCTTGAAGGAGGCGAGGTATTCAATGCTGTACTGCAGGATATCCAGTTTCACCCGGTAACCGATGCAATTTTGCATATAGATTTCTACCAGATCTTTGAAGACAAAGAAATCACTATGGAAATCCCTGTACATACTACAGGTGTTGCCCGTGGTGTGAAGAATGGTGGGGTATTGAGATTTAACCTTCGCCGCATGAGGGTAAAAGGTCTTCCGGGAAATCTTCCAGATTTTATCGAAGCCGATATTACTCCTTTAAGAATTGGTAACAAACTTTACGTTACTGCATTGAAAAGTGATAACTTCAAGATCATGCACCCAGATAACACTGTGGTTTGCCAGGTTAGAACTTCTCGTAACGTTATCGCCGATACCGATGATGAAGAAGAAACTGCAGAAGACGAAGTACCTGCAACAGAAGTTAACGAAACTGAATAA
- a CDS encoding PorT family protein: MEKDIDKIYRRRFEGAKMPPPEGSWENILSQLPTKKAKRRLVPLWVPLAGVAALVALILMLYPPTSNFAENENGVQVVFEPGQFNFEPETASENFREVMQQSQILLQALIIQHELIDRQKIIAEVKPEVKAEAGKNTSGNYAIANRQLQLTEEAEVAEVFENQEVPEEKTSEEIQGPGASADLAAALNLSKEEEPEIASKNDNFQQKFKLSTRVAPVYFNNFGNGNVVNRGFSEKEASGEVTFSYGLSVAYAVSENINIRGGINKLSLEYNTREVSFNEVAKISSYGMKMMNATTLASPSNGTLHQKMGFLEVPLELEYLVVDDQFSLGIIGGGSVLFLEENSLLLALPGEEADLGGANRMNKLSYTTNIGLGLGYNLSKQLQLSLEPVLKFQMNTFKDSNGQKPHFFGLYSGFSYRF, encoded by the coding sequence ATGGAGAAGGACATAGACAAAATTTACCGGCGTCGCTTTGAGGGGGCAAAAATGCCTCCGCCCGAAGGTTCCTGGGAAAATATCCTGTCTCAGCTCCCGACAAAAAAGGCAAAAAGAAGGCTGGTCCCGCTTTGGGTGCCGCTGGCCGGGGTGGCCGCACTGGTCGCTCTCATTTTGATGCTCTACCCGCCAACTTCAAATTTTGCTGAAAATGAAAATGGCGTGCAGGTTGTTTTTGAGCCGGGGCAATTCAATTTTGAGCCCGAAACTGCTTCCGAGAATTTCCGGGAAGTGATGCAGCAATCCCAAATCCTTTTGCAGGCCTTGATCATACAGCATGAGCTTATAGACAGGCAGAAAATTATTGCTGAAGTAAAACCTGAAGTTAAAGCTGAAGCCGGCAAAAATACTTCAGGAAATTACGCAATTGCCAATAGGCAGTTGCAGCTCACAGAAGAGGCCGAAGTAGCTGAAGTTTTTGAAAATCAGGAAGTTCCTGAGGAGAAAACTTCCGAAGAAATTCAGGGGCCGGGTGCTTCAGCAGATCTTGCTGCGGCTTTGAACCTGTCTAAAGAGGAAGAGCCTGAAATAGCTTCCAAAAATGACAATTTTCAGCAGAAATTTAAACTGAGTACAAGGGTGGCCCCCGTGTATTTTAATAACTTCGGAAACGGGAACGTGGTGAACAGAGGCTTTTCAGAAAAAGAAGCTTCGGGGGAGGTGACCTTCTCTTACGGGCTGAGCGTGGCTTACGCGGTTTCTGAAAATATCAACATTAGGGGCGGCATTAACAAGCTGAGCCTTGAGTACAATACCCGGGAGGTTTCGTTCAACGAGGTGGCCAAAATTTCATCTTATGGCATGAAAATGATGAATGCCACAACGCTTGCTTCCCCTTCTAACGGTACGCTGCATCAAAAAATGGGATTTTTGGAGGTTCCCCTTGAACTTGAATATTTGGTGGTAGACGACCAGTTTTCACTGGGGATTATAGGCGGCGGAAGTGTGCTTTTTCTCGAAGAAAACAGCCTTTTACTGGCCCTTCCCGGCGAAGAGGCCGATCTTGGAGGGGCAAACCGGATGAATAAACTCAGTTATACCACGAATATTGGCCTTGGCCTTGGCTATAACCTGTCCAAACAGCTGCAATTAAGCCTGGAACCTGTGCTCAAGTTTCAAATGAACACTTTTAAGGACAGTAACGGGCAAAAACCTCACTTTTTTGGGTTGTATTCGGGCTTCAGTTACAGGTTTTGA
- a CDS encoding RNA polymerase sigma factor produces MGLKELVRLCKQQDRKAQEELYRKYSEQLFVLCLKYSGNYEQAKDLLQDSFVKIFQKIDQFSGRGSFEGWMTRLVINTAIKKSKKNGLHLSITGEISEEAEEELDDQNLSLDFLIKIIQELPEAYRLVFNLYVMEEHSHKEIAKMLGISEGTSKSNLARARYKLRESIKRHNRGNFLKSI; encoded by the coding sequence GTGGGTCTAAAGGAACTAGTTCGGCTTTGTAAACAACAGGATAGAAAGGCGCAGGAGGAGCTTTACCGAAAATATTCGGAACAGCTCTTCGTGCTCTGCCTTAAATATTCGGGGAATTACGAGCAGGCAAAAGACCTGTTGCAGGATAGCTTTGTGAAAATTTTTCAGAAAATTGACCAGTTTAGCGGAAGAGGCAGTTTTGAAGGCTGGATGACGCGACTGGTCATTAACACCGCCATCAAAAAGAGCAAAAAGAACGGGCTCCACCTTAGCATTACCGGCGAAATTTCTGAAGAAGCTGAAGAGGAGCTTGATGACCAGAACCTGTCACTGGATTTCCTGATCAAAATAATCCAGGAACTGCCCGAAGCCTACCGGCTCGTCTTTAACCTTTACGTAATGGAAGAACATTCTCACAAGGAGATCGCTAAAATGTTGGGGATTTCTGAAGGGACTTCAAAATCAAACCTCGCGCGTGCCCGCTACAAGTTACGAGAGAGCATAAAGCGTCACAACCGGGGGAATTTCCTTAAATCTATATGA